The following proteins come from a genomic window of Nicotiana tomentosiformis chromosome 12, ASM39032v3, whole genome shotgun sequence:
- the LOC104098934 gene encoding DNA mismatch repair protein MSH4 isoform X1, whose product MEDDTGERSSFVIGLIENRAKEVGVAAFDLRSASLHLSQYIETSSSYQNTKTLLQFYEPMAIIVPPNKLAADGMVGVSQLADGFCSSTRKVIMNRGCFDDTRGAVLVKGLAAKEPSALGLDSYYKQYYLCLAAAAATIKWIEAEKGVVVINHSLLVTFNGSFDHMNIDATSVQNLEIIEPMHSSLLGTNSKKRSLFHMLKTTRTIGGTRLLRANLLQPLKDIETINTRLDCLDELMSNEQLFFGLSQALRKFPKETDRVLCHFCFKPKRVTNEVLASNNGRRNQIMISSIILLKTALDALPLLSQVQHHCWGQAFTFLYLIWYNDELVIQVLKEAKSCLLGNVYKSICENEKYTSIRNRIGEVIDEDVLHTRVPFVARTQQCFAFKAGVDGLLDMARRSFCDTSEAIHDLANKYREDFRLPNLKIPFNNRKGFYFSIPQKDIQGKLPSKFIQVMKHGNNVHCSSLELASLNARNKSAAKECWLRTAFCLEALMDAIREDVSVLTVLSEVLCLLDMMVNSFAHTISTKPVDRYTRPNFTCNGPLAIDSGRHPILESINNEFIPNGIFLSEASNMAIVMGPNMSGKSTYLQQVCLTVILAQIGCYIPARFATLRVVDRIFTRMGTMDCLESNSSTFMTEMKETAFIMQNVSSRSLIVMDELGRATSSSDGFAIAWSCCEQLLALKAYSIFATHMENLSELATMYPNVKILHFDVDVRNNRMDFKFLLKDGLRHVPHYGLMLAGVAGLPSSVVETAKKITSRIKEKEMKRMEVNYRQYQDLQLTYQVAQRLMCLKFSDQDEDSLREALQDLKESYLSGRHKDN is encoded by the exons ATGGAAGACGACACCGGAGAACGATCAAGCTTCGTCATCGGCCTCATCGAGAATCGCGCCAAGGag GTTGGAGTAGCTGCATTTGACTTGAGATCAGCTTCACTGCATCTTTCTCAGTATATAGAGACTAGCAGCTCCTATCAAAATACAAAGACTTTACTACAGTTCTATGAACCTATGGCGATCATTGTTCCCCCAAATAAATTGGCAGCAGATGGAATGGTTGGAGTCTCACAGCTAGCTGATGGATTTTGTTCCTCCACAAGAAAG GTTATAATGAATCGTGGTTGCTTTGATGATACCAGG GGAGCTGTACTGGTTAAAGGATTAGCTGCTAAGGAACCGTCTGCTCTTGGTTTGGACTCATACTACAAGCAATATTATTTGTGTCTGGCTGCAGCAGCGGCAACTATCAAGTG GATTGAAGCTGAGAAAGGTGTTGTTGTGATAAATCACTCTTTACTG GTTACCTTCAATGGATCTTTTGACCACATGAACATTGATGCCACCAG TGTTCAGAACTTGGAGATAATTGAGCCTATGCACTCTTCTCTTTTGGGCACAAACAGCAAAAAGAGAAGTTTATTCCACATGCTTAAAACAACTCGAACTATTGGCGG GACTAGACTTCTGAGGGCAAATCTTTTGCAGCCTCTGAAAGACATAGAGACAATTAACACTCGACTCGATTGCCTG GATGAGTTGATGAGCAATGAGCAGCTATTCTTTGGCTTGTCTCAGGCCCTTCGTAAGTTTCCGAAAGAAACAG ATAGGGTCCTTTGTCACTTCTGCTTCAAGCCAAAGAGAGTTACTAATGAAGTCTTGGCTTCGAATAATGGAAGGAGGAACCAAATTATGATATCCAGCATTATTCTTCTCAAAACCGCTCTTGATGCTTTACCGTTACTCTCCCAGGTGCAGCATCATTGTTGGGGGCAGGCGTTCACTTTTCTGTATCTTATATGGTACAATGATGAGCTTGTGATTCAGGTGCTTAAAGAAGCCAAGAGTTGTCTGCTTGGAAATGTTTACAAGTCCATATGTGAGAATGAAAAATATACTTCAATCAGGAACAG AATTGGAGAagtgattgatgaagatgtcctTCATACACGAGTTCCTTTTGTTGCACGGACACAGCAGTGTTTTGCTTTTAAGGCTGGAGTGGATGGGCTTCTTGATATGGCCCGTAGATCATTTTGTGATACCAGCGAAG CTATACACGACCTCGCAAATAAGTATCGTGAAGATTTCAGACTGCCAAACTTGAAGATCCCATTCAATAACAGGAAAGGGTTTTACTTTAGCATTCCGCAGAAGGACATACAGGGAAAACTGCCGAGCAAGTTCATTCAG GTCATGAAACATGGAAACAATGTACATTGCTCCAGTCTTGAACTTGCTTCA TTGAATGCTAGGAACAAGTCTGCAGCTAAAGAGTGCTGGTTGAGGACTGCATTCTGCCTGGAAG CATTAATGGATGCAATACGAGAGGATGTCTCTGTGCTTACCGTTCTTTCAGAAGTGTTGTGCCTTTTAGACATGATGGTGAATTCATTTGCTCACACGATATCAACAAAACCAGTTGATAGATATACTAGACCTAATTTTACAT GTAATGGCCCATTGGCAATTGATTCTGGACGGCACCCCATTCTGGAAAGCATAAACAATGAATTCATT CCAAATGGTATCTTTCTTTCTGAAGCATCAAATATGGCTATTGTAATGGGCCCAAACAT GAGTGGAAAAAGTACTTATCTTCAGCAAGTTTGTCTAACTGTCATCCTTGCTCAAATTGGTTGCTATATTCCTGCTCGGTTTGCCACTTTGAGAGTGGTCGATCGTATTTTTACAAGGATGGGAACAATGGACTGTCTCGAATCAAACTCTAGCACG TTCATGACAGAGATGAAGGAGACGGCTTTTATAATGCAAAACGTCTCCTCTAG AAGTCTGATCGTTATGGATGAATTGGGGAGGGCGACTTCGTCCTCTGATGGATTTGCAATCGCATGGAGTTGTTGTGAGCAGCTATTGGCACTTAAAGC GTACTCAATATTTGCTACTCATATGGAAAATCTTTCAGAGCTAGCCACCATGTATCCGAATGTGAAAATTCTTCATTTTGATGTTGATGTGAGGAATAACCGCAtggacttcaag TTTCTATTGAAGGATGGACTGCGTCACGTGCCACATTACGGCCTTATGTTAGCAGGGGTGGCTGGACTACCAAGTTCAGTAGTAGAAACTGCCAAAAAAATCACATCTAGGATTAAAGAGAAG
- the LOC104098934 gene encoding DNA mismatch repair protein MSH4 isoform X3 — MEDDTGERSSFVIGLIENRAKEVGVAAFDLRSASLHLSQYIETSSSYQNTKTLLQFYEPMAIIVPPNKLAADGMVGVSQLADGFCSSTRKVIMNRGCFDDTRGAVLVKGLAAKEPSALGLDSYYKQYYLCLAAAAATIKWIEAEKGVVVINHSLLVTFNGSFDHMNIDATSVQNLEIIEPMHSSLLGTNSKKRSLFHMLKTTRTIGGTRLLRANLLQPLKDIETINTRLDCLDELMSNEQLFFGLSQALRKFPKETDRVLCHFCFKPKRVTNEVLASNNGRRNQIMISSIILLKTALDALPLLSQVLKEAKSCLLGNVYKSICENEKYTSIRNRIGEVIDEDVLHTRVPFVARTQQCFAFKAGVDGLLDMARRSFCDTSEAIHDLANKYREDFRLPNLKIPFNNRKGFYFSIPQKDIQGKLPSKFIQVMKHGNNVHCSSLELASLNARNKSAAKECWLRTAFCLEALMDAIREDVSVLTVLSEVLCLLDMMVNSFAHTISTKPVDRYTRPNFTCNGPLAIDSGRHPILESINNEFIPNGIFLSEASNMAIVMGPNMSGKSTYLQQVCLTVILAQIGCYIPARFATLRVVDRIFTRMGTMDCLESNSSTFMTEMKETAFIMQNVSSRSLIVMDELGRATSSSDGFAIAWSCCEQLLALKAYSIFATHMENLSELATMYPNVKILHFDVDVRNNRMDFKFLLKDGLRHVPHYGLMLAGVAGLPSSVVETAKKITSRIKEKEMKRMEVNYRQYQDLQLTYQVAQRLMCLKFSDQDEDSLREALQDLKESYLSGRHKDN; from the exons ATGGAAGACGACACCGGAGAACGATCAAGCTTCGTCATCGGCCTCATCGAGAATCGCGCCAAGGag GTTGGAGTAGCTGCATTTGACTTGAGATCAGCTTCACTGCATCTTTCTCAGTATATAGAGACTAGCAGCTCCTATCAAAATACAAAGACTTTACTACAGTTCTATGAACCTATGGCGATCATTGTTCCCCCAAATAAATTGGCAGCAGATGGAATGGTTGGAGTCTCACAGCTAGCTGATGGATTTTGTTCCTCCACAAGAAAG GTTATAATGAATCGTGGTTGCTTTGATGATACCAGG GGAGCTGTACTGGTTAAAGGATTAGCTGCTAAGGAACCGTCTGCTCTTGGTTTGGACTCATACTACAAGCAATATTATTTGTGTCTGGCTGCAGCAGCGGCAACTATCAAGTG GATTGAAGCTGAGAAAGGTGTTGTTGTGATAAATCACTCTTTACTG GTTACCTTCAATGGATCTTTTGACCACATGAACATTGATGCCACCAG TGTTCAGAACTTGGAGATAATTGAGCCTATGCACTCTTCTCTTTTGGGCACAAACAGCAAAAAGAGAAGTTTATTCCACATGCTTAAAACAACTCGAACTATTGGCGG GACTAGACTTCTGAGGGCAAATCTTTTGCAGCCTCTGAAAGACATAGAGACAATTAACACTCGACTCGATTGCCTG GATGAGTTGATGAGCAATGAGCAGCTATTCTTTGGCTTGTCTCAGGCCCTTCGTAAGTTTCCGAAAGAAACAG ATAGGGTCCTTTGTCACTTCTGCTTCAAGCCAAAGAGAGTTACTAATGAAGTCTTGGCTTCGAATAATGGAAGGAGGAACCAAATTATGATATCCAGCATTATTCTTCTCAAAACCGCTCTTGATGCTTTACCGTTACTCTCCCAG GTGCTTAAAGAAGCCAAGAGTTGTCTGCTTGGAAATGTTTACAAGTCCATATGTGAGAATGAAAAATATACTTCAATCAGGAACAG AATTGGAGAagtgattgatgaagatgtcctTCATACACGAGTTCCTTTTGTTGCACGGACACAGCAGTGTTTTGCTTTTAAGGCTGGAGTGGATGGGCTTCTTGATATGGCCCGTAGATCATTTTGTGATACCAGCGAAG CTATACACGACCTCGCAAATAAGTATCGTGAAGATTTCAGACTGCCAAACTTGAAGATCCCATTCAATAACAGGAAAGGGTTTTACTTTAGCATTCCGCAGAAGGACATACAGGGAAAACTGCCGAGCAAGTTCATTCAG GTCATGAAACATGGAAACAATGTACATTGCTCCAGTCTTGAACTTGCTTCA TTGAATGCTAGGAACAAGTCTGCAGCTAAAGAGTGCTGGTTGAGGACTGCATTCTGCCTGGAAG CATTAATGGATGCAATACGAGAGGATGTCTCTGTGCTTACCGTTCTTTCAGAAGTGTTGTGCCTTTTAGACATGATGGTGAATTCATTTGCTCACACGATATCAACAAAACCAGTTGATAGATATACTAGACCTAATTTTACAT GTAATGGCCCATTGGCAATTGATTCTGGACGGCACCCCATTCTGGAAAGCATAAACAATGAATTCATT CCAAATGGTATCTTTCTTTCTGAAGCATCAAATATGGCTATTGTAATGGGCCCAAACAT GAGTGGAAAAAGTACTTATCTTCAGCAAGTTTGTCTAACTGTCATCCTTGCTCAAATTGGTTGCTATATTCCTGCTCGGTTTGCCACTTTGAGAGTGGTCGATCGTATTTTTACAAGGATGGGAACAATGGACTGTCTCGAATCAAACTCTAGCACG TTCATGACAGAGATGAAGGAGACGGCTTTTATAATGCAAAACGTCTCCTCTAG AAGTCTGATCGTTATGGATGAATTGGGGAGGGCGACTTCGTCCTCTGATGGATTTGCAATCGCATGGAGTTGTTGTGAGCAGCTATTGGCACTTAAAGC GTACTCAATATTTGCTACTCATATGGAAAATCTTTCAGAGCTAGCCACCATGTATCCGAATGTGAAAATTCTTCATTTTGATGTTGATGTGAGGAATAACCGCAtggacttcaag TTTCTATTGAAGGATGGACTGCGTCACGTGCCACATTACGGCCTTATGTTAGCAGGGGTGGCTGGACTACCAAGTTCAGTAGTAGAAACTGCCAAAAAAATCACATCTAGGATTAAAGAGAAG
- the LOC104098934 gene encoding DNA mismatch repair protein MSH4 isoform X2, with translation MEDDTGERSSFVIGLIENRAKEVGVAAFDLRSASLHLSQYIETSSSYQNTKTLLQFYEPMAIIVPPNKLAADGMVGVSQLADGFCSSTRKVIMNRGCFDDTRGAVLVKGLAAKEPSALGLDSYYKQYYLCLAAAAATIKWIEAEKGVVVINHSLLVTFNGSFDHMNIDATSVQNLEIIEPMHSSLLGTNSKKRSLFHMLKTTRTIGGYGNNCIDKLDELMSNEQLFFGLSQALRKFPKETDRVLCHFCFKPKRVTNEVLASNNGRRNQIMISSIILLKTALDALPLLSQVQHHCWGQAFTFLYLIWYNDELVIQVLKEAKSCLLGNVYKSICENEKYTSIRNRIGEVIDEDVLHTRVPFVARTQQCFAFKAGVDGLLDMARRSFCDTSEAIHDLANKYREDFRLPNLKIPFNNRKGFYFSIPQKDIQGKLPSKFIQVMKHGNNVHCSSLELASLNARNKSAAKECWLRTAFCLEALMDAIREDVSVLTVLSEVLCLLDMMVNSFAHTISTKPVDRYTRPNFTCNGPLAIDSGRHPILESINNEFIPNGIFLSEASNMAIVMGPNMSGKSTYLQQVCLTVILAQIGCYIPARFATLRVVDRIFTRMGTMDCLESNSSTFMTEMKETAFIMQNVSSRSLIVMDELGRATSSSDGFAIAWSCCEQLLALKAYSIFATHMENLSELATMYPNVKILHFDVDVRNNRMDFKFLLKDGLRHVPHYGLMLAGVAGLPSSVVETAKKITSRIKEKEMKRMEVNYRQYQDLQLTYQVAQRLMCLKFSDQDEDSLREALQDLKESYLSGRHKDN, from the exons ATGGAAGACGACACCGGAGAACGATCAAGCTTCGTCATCGGCCTCATCGAGAATCGCGCCAAGGag GTTGGAGTAGCTGCATTTGACTTGAGATCAGCTTCACTGCATCTTTCTCAGTATATAGAGACTAGCAGCTCCTATCAAAATACAAAGACTTTACTACAGTTCTATGAACCTATGGCGATCATTGTTCCCCCAAATAAATTGGCAGCAGATGGAATGGTTGGAGTCTCACAGCTAGCTGATGGATTTTGTTCCTCCACAAGAAAG GTTATAATGAATCGTGGTTGCTTTGATGATACCAGG GGAGCTGTACTGGTTAAAGGATTAGCTGCTAAGGAACCGTCTGCTCTTGGTTTGGACTCATACTACAAGCAATATTATTTGTGTCTGGCTGCAGCAGCGGCAACTATCAAGTG GATTGAAGCTGAGAAAGGTGTTGTTGTGATAAATCACTCTTTACTG GTTACCTTCAATGGATCTTTTGACCACATGAACATTGATGCCACCAG TGTTCAGAACTTGGAGATAATTGAGCCTATGCACTCTTCTCTTTTGGGCACAAACAGCAAAAAGAGAAGTTTATTCCACATGCTTAAAACAACTCGAACTATTGGCGGGTATGGAAATAATTGCATTGATAAGCTG GATGAGTTGATGAGCAATGAGCAGCTATTCTTTGGCTTGTCTCAGGCCCTTCGTAAGTTTCCGAAAGAAACAG ATAGGGTCCTTTGTCACTTCTGCTTCAAGCCAAAGAGAGTTACTAATGAAGTCTTGGCTTCGAATAATGGAAGGAGGAACCAAATTATGATATCCAGCATTATTCTTCTCAAAACCGCTCTTGATGCTTTACCGTTACTCTCCCAGGTGCAGCATCATTGTTGGGGGCAGGCGTTCACTTTTCTGTATCTTATATGGTACAATGATGAGCTTGTGATTCAGGTGCTTAAAGAAGCCAAGAGTTGTCTGCTTGGAAATGTTTACAAGTCCATATGTGAGAATGAAAAATATACTTCAATCAGGAACAG AATTGGAGAagtgattgatgaagatgtcctTCATACACGAGTTCCTTTTGTTGCACGGACACAGCAGTGTTTTGCTTTTAAGGCTGGAGTGGATGGGCTTCTTGATATGGCCCGTAGATCATTTTGTGATACCAGCGAAG CTATACACGACCTCGCAAATAAGTATCGTGAAGATTTCAGACTGCCAAACTTGAAGATCCCATTCAATAACAGGAAAGGGTTTTACTTTAGCATTCCGCAGAAGGACATACAGGGAAAACTGCCGAGCAAGTTCATTCAG GTCATGAAACATGGAAACAATGTACATTGCTCCAGTCTTGAACTTGCTTCA TTGAATGCTAGGAACAAGTCTGCAGCTAAAGAGTGCTGGTTGAGGACTGCATTCTGCCTGGAAG CATTAATGGATGCAATACGAGAGGATGTCTCTGTGCTTACCGTTCTTTCAGAAGTGTTGTGCCTTTTAGACATGATGGTGAATTCATTTGCTCACACGATATCAACAAAACCAGTTGATAGATATACTAGACCTAATTTTACAT GTAATGGCCCATTGGCAATTGATTCTGGACGGCACCCCATTCTGGAAAGCATAAACAATGAATTCATT CCAAATGGTATCTTTCTTTCTGAAGCATCAAATATGGCTATTGTAATGGGCCCAAACAT GAGTGGAAAAAGTACTTATCTTCAGCAAGTTTGTCTAACTGTCATCCTTGCTCAAATTGGTTGCTATATTCCTGCTCGGTTTGCCACTTTGAGAGTGGTCGATCGTATTTTTACAAGGATGGGAACAATGGACTGTCTCGAATCAAACTCTAGCACG TTCATGACAGAGATGAAGGAGACGGCTTTTATAATGCAAAACGTCTCCTCTAG AAGTCTGATCGTTATGGATGAATTGGGGAGGGCGACTTCGTCCTCTGATGGATTTGCAATCGCATGGAGTTGTTGTGAGCAGCTATTGGCACTTAAAGC GTACTCAATATTTGCTACTCATATGGAAAATCTTTCAGAGCTAGCCACCATGTATCCGAATGTGAAAATTCTTCATTTTGATGTTGATGTGAGGAATAACCGCAtggacttcaag TTTCTATTGAAGGATGGACTGCGTCACGTGCCACATTACGGCCTTATGTTAGCAGGGGTGGCTGGACTACCAAGTTCAGTAGTAGAAACTGCCAAAAAAATCACATCTAGGATTAAAGAGAAG
- the LOC104098934 gene encoding DNA mismatch repair protein MSH4 isoform X5, translating to MICKNIVCRIEAEKGVVVINHSLLVTFNGSFDHMNIDATSVQNLEIIEPMHSSLLGTNSKKRSLFHMLKTTRTIGGTRLLRANLLQPLKDIETINTRLDCLDELMSNEQLFFGLSQALRKFPKETDRVLCHFCFKPKRVTNEVLASNNGRRNQIMISSIILLKTALDALPLLSQVLKEAKSCLLGNVYKSICENEKYTSIRNRIGEVIDEDVLHTRVPFVARTQQCFAFKAGVDGLLDMARRSFCDTSEAIHDLANKYREDFRLPNLKIPFNNRKGFYFSIPQKDIQGKLPSKFIQVMKHGNNVHCSSLELASLNARNKSAAKECWLRTAFCLEALMDAIREDVSVLTVLSEVLCLLDMMVNSFAHTISTKPVDRYTRPNFTCNGPLAIDSGRHPILESINNEFIPNGIFLSEASNMAIVMGPNMSGKSTYLQQVCLTVILAQIGCYIPARFATLRVVDRIFTRMGTMDCLESNSSTFMTEMKETAFIMQNVSSRSLIVMDELGRATSSSDGFAIAWSCCEQLLALKAYSIFATHMENLSELATMYPNVKILHFDVDVRNNRMDFKFLLKDGLRHVPHYGLMLAGVAGLPSSVVETAKKITSRIKEKEMKRMEVNYRQYQDLQLTYQVAQRLMCLKFSDQDEDSLREALQDLKESYLSGRHKDN from the exons atgatatgcaagaaCATCGTGTGCAGGATTGAAGCTGAGAAAGGTGTTGTTGTGATAAATCACTCTTTACTG GTTACCTTCAATGGATCTTTTGACCACATGAACATTGATGCCACCAG TGTTCAGAACTTGGAGATAATTGAGCCTATGCACTCTTCTCTTTTGGGCACAAACAGCAAAAAGAGAAGTTTATTCCACATGCTTAAAACAACTCGAACTATTGGCGG GACTAGACTTCTGAGGGCAAATCTTTTGCAGCCTCTGAAAGACATAGAGACAATTAACACTCGACTCGATTGCCTG GATGAGTTGATGAGCAATGAGCAGCTATTCTTTGGCTTGTCTCAGGCCCTTCGTAAGTTTCCGAAAGAAACAG ATAGGGTCCTTTGTCACTTCTGCTTCAAGCCAAAGAGAGTTACTAATGAAGTCTTGGCTTCGAATAATGGAAGGAGGAACCAAATTATGATATCCAGCATTATTCTTCTCAAAACCGCTCTTGATGCTTTACCGTTACTCTCCCAG GTGCTTAAAGAAGCCAAGAGTTGTCTGCTTGGAAATGTTTACAAGTCCATATGTGAGAATGAAAAATATACTTCAATCAGGAACAG AATTGGAGAagtgattgatgaagatgtcctTCATACACGAGTTCCTTTTGTTGCACGGACACAGCAGTGTTTTGCTTTTAAGGCTGGAGTGGATGGGCTTCTTGATATGGCCCGTAGATCATTTTGTGATACCAGCGAAG CTATACACGACCTCGCAAATAAGTATCGTGAAGATTTCAGACTGCCAAACTTGAAGATCCCATTCAATAACAGGAAAGGGTTTTACTTTAGCATTCCGCAGAAGGACATACAGGGAAAACTGCCGAGCAAGTTCATTCAG GTCATGAAACATGGAAACAATGTACATTGCTCCAGTCTTGAACTTGCTTCA TTGAATGCTAGGAACAAGTCTGCAGCTAAAGAGTGCTGGTTGAGGACTGCATTCTGCCTGGAAG CATTAATGGATGCAATACGAGAGGATGTCTCTGTGCTTACCGTTCTTTCAGAAGTGTTGTGCCTTTTAGACATGATGGTGAATTCATTTGCTCACACGATATCAACAAAACCAGTTGATAGATATACTAGACCTAATTTTACAT GTAATGGCCCATTGGCAATTGATTCTGGACGGCACCCCATTCTGGAAAGCATAAACAATGAATTCATT CCAAATGGTATCTTTCTTTCTGAAGCATCAAATATGGCTATTGTAATGGGCCCAAACAT GAGTGGAAAAAGTACTTATCTTCAGCAAGTTTGTCTAACTGTCATCCTTGCTCAAATTGGTTGCTATATTCCTGCTCGGTTTGCCACTTTGAGAGTGGTCGATCGTATTTTTACAAGGATGGGAACAATGGACTGTCTCGAATCAAACTCTAGCACG TTCATGACAGAGATGAAGGAGACGGCTTTTATAATGCAAAACGTCTCCTCTAG AAGTCTGATCGTTATGGATGAATTGGGGAGGGCGACTTCGTCCTCTGATGGATTTGCAATCGCATGGAGTTGTTGTGAGCAGCTATTGGCACTTAAAGC GTACTCAATATTTGCTACTCATATGGAAAATCTTTCAGAGCTAGCCACCATGTATCCGAATGTGAAAATTCTTCATTTTGATGTTGATGTGAGGAATAACCGCAtggacttcaag TTTCTATTGAAGGATGGACTGCGTCACGTGCCACATTACGGCCTTATGTTAGCAGGGGTGGCTGGACTACCAAGTTCAGTAGTAGAAACTGCCAAAAAAATCACATCTAGGATTAAAGAGAAG
- the LOC104098934 gene encoding DNA mismatch repair protein MSH4 isoform X4: MICKNIVCRIEAEKGVVVINHSLLVTFNGSFDHMNIDATSVQNLEIIEPMHSSLLGTNSKKRSLFHMLKTTRTIGGTRLLRANLLQPLKDIETINTRLDCLDELMSNEQLFFGLSQALRKFPKETDRVLCHFCFKPKRVTNEVLASNNGRRNQIMISSIILLKTALDALPLLSQVQHHCWGQAFTFLYLIWYNDELVIQVLKEAKSCLLGNVYKSICENEKYTSIRNRIGEVIDEDVLHTRVPFVARTQQCFAFKAGVDGLLDMARRSFCDTSEAIHDLANKYREDFRLPNLKIPFNNRKGFYFSIPQKDIQGKLPSKFIQVMKHGNNVHCSSLELASLNARNKSAAKECWLRTAFCLEALMDAIREDVSVLTVLSEVLCLLDMMVNSFAHTISTKPVDRYTRPNFTCNGPLAIDSGRHPILESINNEFIPNGIFLSEASNMAIVMGPNMSGKSTYLQQVCLTVILAQIGCYIPARFATLRVVDRIFTRMGTMDCLESNSSTFMTEMKETAFIMQNVSSRSLIVMDELGRATSSSDGFAIAWSCCEQLLALKAYSIFATHMENLSELATMYPNVKILHFDVDVRNNRMDFKFLLKDGLRHVPHYGLMLAGVAGLPSSVVETAKKITSRIKEKEMKRMEVNYRQYQDLQLTYQVAQRLMCLKFSDQDEDSLREALQDLKESYLSGRHKDN, encoded by the exons atgatatgcaagaaCATCGTGTGCAGGATTGAAGCTGAGAAAGGTGTTGTTGTGATAAATCACTCTTTACTG GTTACCTTCAATGGATCTTTTGACCACATGAACATTGATGCCACCAG TGTTCAGAACTTGGAGATAATTGAGCCTATGCACTCTTCTCTTTTGGGCACAAACAGCAAAAAGAGAAGTTTATTCCACATGCTTAAAACAACTCGAACTATTGGCGG GACTAGACTTCTGAGGGCAAATCTTTTGCAGCCTCTGAAAGACATAGAGACAATTAACACTCGACTCGATTGCCTG GATGAGTTGATGAGCAATGAGCAGCTATTCTTTGGCTTGTCTCAGGCCCTTCGTAAGTTTCCGAAAGAAACAG ATAGGGTCCTTTGTCACTTCTGCTTCAAGCCAAAGAGAGTTACTAATGAAGTCTTGGCTTCGAATAATGGAAGGAGGAACCAAATTATGATATCCAGCATTATTCTTCTCAAAACCGCTCTTGATGCTTTACCGTTACTCTCCCAGGTGCAGCATCATTGTTGGGGGCAGGCGTTCACTTTTCTGTATCTTATATGGTACAATGATGAGCTTGTGATTCAGGTGCTTAAAGAAGCCAAGAGTTGTCTGCTTGGAAATGTTTACAAGTCCATATGTGAGAATGAAAAATATACTTCAATCAGGAACAG AATTGGAGAagtgattgatgaagatgtcctTCATACACGAGTTCCTTTTGTTGCACGGACACAGCAGTGTTTTGCTTTTAAGGCTGGAGTGGATGGGCTTCTTGATATGGCCCGTAGATCATTTTGTGATACCAGCGAAG CTATACACGACCTCGCAAATAAGTATCGTGAAGATTTCAGACTGCCAAACTTGAAGATCCCATTCAATAACAGGAAAGGGTTTTACTTTAGCATTCCGCAGAAGGACATACAGGGAAAACTGCCGAGCAAGTTCATTCAG GTCATGAAACATGGAAACAATGTACATTGCTCCAGTCTTGAACTTGCTTCA TTGAATGCTAGGAACAAGTCTGCAGCTAAAGAGTGCTGGTTGAGGACTGCATTCTGCCTGGAAG CATTAATGGATGCAATACGAGAGGATGTCTCTGTGCTTACCGTTCTTTCAGAAGTGTTGTGCCTTTTAGACATGATGGTGAATTCATTTGCTCACACGATATCAACAAAACCAGTTGATAGATATACTAGACCTAATTTTACAT GTAATGGCCCATTGGCAATTGATTCTGGACGGCACCCCATTCTGGAAAGCATAAACAATGAATTCATT CCAAATGGTATCTTTCTTTCTGAAGCATCAAATATGGCTATTGTAATGGGCCCAAACAT GAGTGGAAAAAGTACTTATCTTCAGCAAGTTTGTCTAACTGTCATCCTTGCTCAAATTGGTTGCTATATTCCTGCTCGGTTTGCCACTTTGAGAGTGGTCGATCGTATTTTTACAAGGATGGGAACAATGGACTGTCTCGAATCAAACTCTAGCACG TTCATGACAGAGATGAAGGAGACGGCTTTTATAATGCAAAACGTCTCCTCTAG AAGTCTGATCGTTATGGATGAATTGGGGAGGGCGACTTCGTCCTCTGATGGATTTGCAATCGCATGGAGTTGTTGTGAGCAGCTATTGGCACTTAAAGC GTACTCAATATTTGCTACTCATATGGAAAATCTTTCAGAGCTAGCCACCATGTATCCGAATGTGAAAATTCTTCATTTTGATGTTGATGTGAGGAATAACCGCAtggacttcaag TTTCTATTGAAGGATGGACTGCGTCACGTGCCACATTACGGCCTTATGTTAGCAGGGGTGGCTGGACTACCAAGTTCAGTAGTAGAAACTGCCAAAAAAATCACATCTAGGATTAAAGAGAAG